In Solanum lycopersicum chromosome 5, SLM_r2.1, the following are encoded in one genomic region:
- the LOC101255595 gene encoding eukaryotic translation initiation factor 3 subunit F, whose protein sequence is MASSDQTALQFSASSASLSAKVHPLVIFNICDCFVRRPDQAERIIGTLLGSVLPDGTVDVRNCYAVPHSESQDQVALDIDYHHNMLSSHQKVNPKEVIVGWFSTGFGVSGGSALIQEFYSRESSNPIHLTVDTGFQNGEASIKGFVSVHLSLGDQPLAAQFQEIPLDLRMVEAERVGFDMLKTTSVDKLPNDLEGMEASMERLLALIDDVHKYVDDVVEGRLPQDNKTGRFIADTVATIPKLSSQAFDKLVNDGLQDQLLLLYLASLTRTQLSFAEKLNTAAQIL, encoded by the exons ATGGCGTCCAGCGATCAAACAGCGTTGCAATTTTCGGCATCATCAGCAAGCTTATCGGCTAAAGTTCATCCtttggtcattttcaacatcTGCGATTGCTTTGTGAGGCGACCTGACCAAGCCGAGCGTATCATTGGCACTCTTCTCGGTTCTGTATTACCTGATGGTACTGTTGATGTTAGGAATTGTTATGCTGTTCCGCACAGCGAGTCTCAAGATCAG GTTGCACTGGATATTGATTACCATCATAACATGTTATCGTCTCATCAGAAGGTGAATCCAAAGGAAGTGATTGTTGGATG GTTTTCTACTGGTTTTGGAGTCTCTGGTGGTAGTGCTTTGATCCAAGAGTTTTATTCTAGAGAAAGTTCAAATCCTATACATTTGACTGTTGATACTGGATTTCAAAATGGGGAAGCTTCAATAAAAGGCTTTGTCTCTGTGCATTTGTCTCTTGGAGATCAGCCACTTGCTGCTCAATTCCAGGAAATCCCATTGGATCTACGCATGGTTGAAGCTGAAAGGGTTGGAT TTGATATGCTCAAGACAACAAGTGTGGACAAACTTCCCAATGATCTCGAAGGAATGGAAGCATCAATGGAGCGATTACTTGCTCTTATTGATGATGTCCACAAATATGTTGATGATGTCGTG GAAGGACGTCTACCCCAGGATAACAAAACAGGAAGATTCATTGCTGATACTGTGGCTACAATTCCTAAACTCTCATCCCAAGCCTTTGATAAGCTTGTGAATGATGGCCTTCAG GACCAATTGCTTTTGCTGTATTTGGCAAGCCTCACTAGGACTCAACTCAGCTTTGCAGAAAAGCTGAATACTGCTGCTCAGATCCTGTGA
- the LOC101255300 gene encoding uncharacterized protein isoform X2 yields the protein MKLQNSLLLQSSSPSTLSFLNSSPKSNKWGHKNPNFICKLVLFSPKSLGSQYFEKNESKGHSRSIQPCCCSSRFDEEKFDGEGIERGENEGSCAIFGSKDSIFPSKFESLEPSLFGIEAEPEAPYWPEREEVLWAHIEQKAKSFGLPLSLRMMQKKHQWESCRFKDLKVTNSCTSKALNSLVFIIVELQTYALHMRESICNEDLEMIIDKVQRDMYASFVCLFRQVFSQTPMLMMEVMTLLANFSVYSASGENCDQPYLKVHYPDIVPQDVSKVVWTDEEKELWDSIQDEALNMRGGSRGIDFDNEVMSKFVSPLSVEIEPDNSVDYYKTDLVYQMNLTHEPNNTLLLCNYANFLKVFVRDNNSYCSD from the exons ATGAAACTCCaaaattctcttcttcttcaatcctCTTCTCCTTCAACCCTTTCTTTTCTCAATTCATCTCCAAAATCAAACAAATGGGGTCATAAAAATCCAAACTTTATTTGTAAACTTGTTCTTTTTAGCCCAAAATCACTTGGTTCacaatattttgagaaaaatgagtcTAAAGGTCATAGTAGAAGCATACAACCATGTTGTTGTAGTTCAagatttgatgaagaaaaatttGATGGTGAAGGGATTGAAAGAGGGGAAAATGAAGGGTCTTGTGCAATTTTTGGGagtaaagattcaatttttccatcaaaatttgagTCTCTTGAGCCAAGTTTGTTTGGTATTGAGGCAGAACCAGAAGCACCCTATTGGCCAGAAAGGGAGGAAGTTTTATGGGCACATATAGAACAAAAAGCCAAAAGTTTTGGACTTCCTTTGTCACTTAGAATGATGCAAAAGAAACATCAATGGGAATCTTGTAGATTTAAAGATTTAAAGGTAACAAATTCTTGCACATCAAAGGCTTTAAATTCATTGGTATTTATTATTGTGGAGCTGCAAACTTATGCATTGCATATGAGGGAATCAATTTGTAATGAAGATTTAGAAATGATTATTGATAAAGTGCAAAGGGATATGTATGCATCATTTGTATGTCTTTTTCGACAAGTATTTTCGCAAACACCTATGTTAATGATGGAGGTAATGACTCTCTTGGCTAACTTTAGTGTTTACTCTGCTTCTGGTGAGAATTGTGATCAACCATATCTAAAAGTTCATTATCCTGATATTGTTCCTCAAGATGTGTCAAAAGTAGTGTGGACTGATGAAGAGAAAGAATTGTGGGATTCAATACAAGATGAAGCTTTGAATATGAGGGGTGGTTCAAGGGGCATTGATTTTGATAATGAAGTCATGTCGAAGTTTGTTTCGCCATTGTCAGTGGAGATTGAACCAGATAATAGTGTTGACTATTATAAGACTGATCTTGTTTATCAGATGAATCTCACACATGAGCCTAATAACACTCTTTTGCtatgcaattatgcaaactttctGAAAGTCTTCGTTCGAGATAATAATAG TTACTGTTCAGATTGA
- the LOC101255300 gene encoding uncharacterized protein isoform X1 has translation MKLQNSLLLQSSSPSTLSFLNSSPKSNKWGHKNPNFICKLVLFSPKSLGSQYFEKNESKGHSRSIQPCCCSSRFDEEKFDGEGIERGENEGSCAIFGSKDSIFPSKFESLEPSLFGIEAEPEAPYWPEREEVLWAHIEQKAKSFGLPLSLRMMQKKHQWESCRFKDLKVTNSCTSKALNSLVFIIVELQTYALHMRESICNEDLEMIIDKVQRDMYASFVCLFRQVFSQTPMLMMEVMTLLANFSVYSASGENCDQPYLKVHYPDIVPQDVSKVVWTDEEKELWDSIQDEALNMRGGSRGIDFDNEVMSKFVSPLSVEIEPDNSVDYYKTDLVYQMNLTHEPNNTLLLCNYANFLKVFVRDNNRAEECFKRAVQVEPPDAEALCQYAIFLWKVKNDLWGAEEKYQQAVAAEPRNPYYRCTYANFLWNTGGEETCFLPSSTSSINNKKGEEV, from the exons ATGAAACTCCaaaattctcttcttcttcaatcctCTTCTCCTTCAACCCTTTCTTTTCTCAATTCATCTCCAAAATCAAACAAATGGGGTCATAAAAATCCAAACTTTATTTGTAAACTTGTTCTTTTTAGCCCAAAATCACTTGGTTCacaatattttgagaaaaatgagtcTAAAGGTCATAGTAGAAGCATACAACCATGTTGTTGTAGTTCAagatttgatgaagaaaaatttGATGGTGAAGGGATTGAAAGAGGGGAAAATGAAGGGTCTTGTGCAATTTTTGGGagtaaagattcaatttttccatcaaaatttgagTCTCTTGAGCCAAGTTTGTTTGGTATTGAGGCAGAACCAGAAGCACCCTATTGGCCAGAAAGGGAGGAAGTTTTATGGGCACATATAGAACAAAAAGCCAAAAGTTTTGGACTTCCTTTGTCACTTAGAATGATGCAAAAGAAACATCAATGGGAATCTTGTAGATTTAAAGATTTAAAGGTAACAAATTCTTGCACATCAAAGGCTTTAAATTCATTGGTATTTATTATTGTGGAGCTGCAAACTTATGCATTGCATATGAGGGAATCAATTTGTAATGAAGATTTAGAAATGATTATTGATAAAGTGCAAAGGGATATGTATGCATCATTTGTATGTCTTTTTCGACAAGTATTTTCGCAAACACCTATGTTAATGATGGAGGTAATGACTCTCTTGGCTAACTTTAGTGTTTACTCTGCTTCTGGTGAGAATTGTGATCAACCATATCTAAAAGTTCATTATCCTGATATTGTTCCTCAAGATGTGTCAAAAGTAGTGTGGACTGATGAAGAGAAAGAATTGTGGGATTCAATACAAGATGAAGCTTTGAATATGAGGGGTGGTTCAAGGGGCATTGATTTTGATAATGAAGTCATGTCGAAGTTTGTTTCGCCATTGTCAGTGGAGATTGAACCAGATAATAGTGTTGACTATTATAAGACTGATCTTGTTTATCAGATGAATCTCACACATGAGCCTAATAACACTCTTTTGCtatgcaattatgcaaactttctGAAAGTCTTCGTTCGAGATAATAATAG GGCGGAGGAGTGCTTCAAACGGGCAGTCCAAGTGGAACCACCGGATGCAGAGGCCCTATGTCAGTACGCGATCTTCTTGTGGAAGGTTAAGAACGATTTATGGGGAGCAGAAGAAAAATACCAACAGGCAGTGGCAGCTGAGCCTAGGAACCCTTATTATAGATGTACATATGCCAATTTCTTGTGGAACACGGGTGGCGAGGAAACTTGTTTCCTTCCAAGTAGTACTTCTTCTATCAATAACAAGAAGGGTGAAGAAGTTTAG
- the LOC101254999 gene encoding small ribosomal subunit protein bTHXc — protein MASLLVGSVPMSTVQSMASLSPNLSFSRSHSVAGSVSITAASPSPSISFSSLTDSNLPLVYCGRGDKKTAKGKRFNHSFGNARPRNKKKGRGPPRVAAPPAAPKRDPFDDGQVVKIEIHDP, from the exons ATGGCGTCGTTGTTAGTTGGTTCAGTTCCTATGAGTACTGTTCAATCCATGGCTTCTCTTTCTCCTAATTTATCATTCTCTCGTTCTCACTCCGTCGCCGGCAGCGTTTCAATTACGGCGGCATCTCCTTCACCATCAATTTCGTTTTCGTCTCTCACTGATTCAAATCTCCCATTGG TTTACTGCGGTAGAGGTGATAAGAAGACGGCGAAAGGCAAGCGGTTCAATCACTCCTTTGGCAAT GCAAGGCCAAGGAACAAGAAGAAGGGAAGAGGACCACCTAGGGTTGCAGCACCACCAGCAGCACCAAAGAGAGATCCATTTGATGATGGCCAAGTCgttaaaattgaaatacatgACCCATAG